GCGGCGGGGCGGTGGTTGCTGGGGTTGGGGTGGTTGCTGGGGTTGCAGTGGTTGCAGGGGACCCCTGCTACCGGATTTTGCGTAGGAAGGGTCCCCTGCAACCACCCCAGCCCGGTCGTCAGGCGATGATCGTGTCGAGGGCGATCTCGACCATCTGGGAGAAGGTCTGCTCCCGGTCGGCGGAGGAGGTCTTCTCGCCGGTCTTGATGTGGTCGCTGACCGTCAGCACGGTGAGGGCACGGGCCCGGAACCGCGCGGCGATGGTGTAGAGCGCCGCCGACTCCATCTCCACCGCGAGCACCCCGTAGTCGGCGAGGACGTCGTAGAGGTCCGGTCGGTCGGTGTAGAAGGCATCCGCCGCCAGCACCGGTCCCACCCGCATCGGTACGCCACGCCGCTCGGCCACCTCGACCGAGGTCCGCAGCAGCCCGAAGTCGGCGACCGGGGCGTAGTCGATCAGTCCGTCGAAGCGCACCCGGTTCATGTTCGAGTCGGTGGACGCCCCGTTCGCGGCGAGCACGTCCCGCAGCTTCAGGTCCGGGCTGAGCGCGCCACACGAGCCGACCCGGATCAGCGACCGGACGCCGTACTCGTTGATCAGCTCGTGGGCGTAGATCGAGGCGGACGGCATGCCCATGCCGGAGCCCTGGACGGACACCTCGACGCCGTTCCAGCGGCCGGTGAAGCCCAGCATCCCGCGCACCGTCGAGTAGCACGTGGCGTCCTCGAGGTAGGTCTCCGCGATCCACTTGGCCCGCAGCGGGTCGCCCGGCATCAGGACCCGTTCGGCGATCTCTCCCGGCTTCGCGCCGATGTGCACACTCATGACAGGGATCCTGCCAGGCCGCCCGGGGGCATACCGGTTCGGCGTCCGGGCCGGTGGTCCTGTAACCTACTGCGCGGTGGCGTGTCCGAGTGGCCTAAGGAGCACGCCTCGAAAGCGTGTGAGGGTTTACGCCCTCCGCGGGTTCAAATCCCGCCGCCACCGCTCGTGAACAGCGATAACGCCCGGTCGGTCCGTTAGGACCGACCGGGCGTTCCGCTTGTGCCCTCAGTTCGGAAGGCGTTCGTCAGGGCAGCAGGCGCCGCAGGGTCGGTGCGATCGCGGCGGCGACCAGTCGGTCGTCCGGCTGATGGACCGCCCAGTTGAGCGCACCCAGCGCCACGGCCGGTTCACCGGTCGCCGCTGCCGCGACGATGTCTGCCTCGGGCAGTGTGGCCAGTAGTCGACGCACCAGGATGCCCTCACCCCACAGCGCTTCGGTGGGATATGGCAGTCGGCCAAGCCAGCCCAACAGCGCATCCGCGCGGGCGATCGGGTCAGGTTCGGCAACGGTCAGGCGCTGCACGAGGACGTGCACTCGTTCTTCTGGGAGGTTGGCGGCGCTGTTGCCGTCGATGCTGACCAACGTGCTGCGGAGGGTGTCGGGCACCTGCCGGTCAGCCAGGACAGCCGGGGCACCAGCGGGACGGAACTGCGGCGTGTCGGACCTCTCGTAGTACCCGAGGGCCATGACGAGATCGGTGAACAGGCTCAGGAGCCGACCGGAGACGCCGCACTCGGCGAGGAACAGCGTCAGAGCGGTCGGCTCGGCCACCTTCAGGTCGTCGGCGAACCTGGACCGCTCCCACGAGATGCGGCCATGTCCGTGGATGGTCGCACTGCCGAGAATCCGGTCGTCGGCGTCGTACAGAGCCAGCGTCAGGTCACCGAGGCACCGACAGATGTCGCCGGCGAACTGGCCGTTGGTGGTGAGTTCCTGTGCCCTGTTCACCTGGGCCTGGTCGGTCAGTTGCACCAGCACTTGACGGTCGTCCAGGGGCCCGTCGTCCAGACCCTCGTCGAGAATCCGCACCGTCTGGGTTCGCGTCCAGACATCCGACAACCGCTCAGGGAGCAGCACCGCGTCATCGTAGGTCAGCGGCCCAGGCTGCTCTGGGGATCGACCTGACCGATCGGGCGGCCGGGTGCTCCCACGTTCGGTTCGTGATGCGTCGATGTGGCCGGCGGCGCTGAATCAGAGTTTCCTCGATGGCATGCCGGTCTCTAGGCTTGCCCGGCGCGCGTGGCGCGATCTTCACACGGGGGTGGGAGGTGGACGTGCGGAGCAAGCTGATCGCACGGCTCATGGTCGCGGTGCTCGGGGCGGCGTCCGCCGTCGTCGCACCGTTCGGGTCCGGTGTGGCGCACGCCCGGACCGCGGTCGAGCTGGGCATGGCGTCGTACCGGGACATGGTGGTCGACGCGGCGCACGCCCGGCTTTTCTTCAGTCCAGGGCGTAACAGCACGGCCGTGCGGGTCACGGATCTGTCCGGCGGCTCGCAGACCACGATCCCGGGCCTGGCAGGGGCCACCGGCATGGCGCTGAGCCCGGACGGCTCCACCCTCTACGTGGCCCTCGTCGAGGCGCATGCCATCGCTGCGATCGACACCACGACGCTGACCGAGACCCGTCGCTACAGCACCGGCTCCTCCACCTGCCCCACGTGGTTGACGCACGTCGGCGGGAAGCTCTACTTCGGGTACGGCTGCCGGACCGGTGAGGGGAGGCTGGGCTCCCTCGACCTGCGAGGGGAGACGCCCGTCCTGGCCACGAAGCTGCCGGTCGACGGCATGCTGGTAGGGCCTCCGATGCTGGCGGGTAGCCCGGGTAACCCGGATCTCCTTCTGGCGACCGACGAAGACGCCGCCAGGTATTCGTTGCCAGGTAAGCCGACGCTGTACGACGTCTCGTCCGGGACGCCGTCGATTGTGGCGACCGTGCCCTCGGAGACCTGCACCAGCCTGAACGATGCCGTGGTGACTCCCGACGCGACCAGGGTGATCCTGGCCTGCAGCCGTCTGTACGGCGAATCGGGGTGGGCGACCGAGCACGCGGCCCTCTCGACCACCGACCTGTCGCCAGCGGGTCGGTTCCCGTCCGCCGTCTCGCCAACCGCCGTGACCACGTCCCGGG
The nucleotide sequence above comes from Micromonospora pallida. Encoded proteins:
- the deoD gene encoding purine-nucleoside phosphorylase, with the protein product MSVHIGAKPGEIAERVLMPGDPLRAKWIAETYLEDATCYSTVRGMLGFTGRWNGVEVSVQGSGMGMPSASIYAHELINEYGVRSLIRVGSCGALSPDLKLRDVLAANGASTDSNMNRVRFDGLIDYAPVADFGLLRTSVEVAERRGVPMRVGPVLAADAFYTDRPDLYDVLADYGVLAVEMESAALYTIAARFRARALTVLTVSDHIKTGEKTSSADREQTFSQMVEIALDTIIA
- a CDS encoding YncE family protein, coding for MRSKLIARLMVAVLGAASAVVAPFGSGVAHARTAVELGMASYRDMVVDAAHARLFFSPGRNSTAVRVTDLSGGSQTTIPGLAGATGMALSPDGSTLYVALVEAHAIAAIDTTTLTETRRYSTGSSTCPTWLTHVGGKLYFGYGCRTGEGRLGSLDLRGETPVLATKLPVDGMLVGPPMLAGSPGNPDLLLATDEDAARYSLPGKPTLYDVSSGTPSIVATVPSETCTSLNDAVVTPDATRVILACSRLYGESGWATEHAALSTTDLSPAGRFPSAVSPTAVTTSRDGSFVILGSTSTIFVERPDGSLVRRYHLPPDSALIWHGLATGGDGTLYAITRNPDAVNEPILQVFTDFVKENSSVALSAPSTSTRGGKLTVTGRLTFTGAALSTPQTVRVVKRDLAGTHTLPSVTTTSTGMFSFSDTPLIGGANTYEVSFAGDAGHAGSSGFGTVQVSRAVTALNLTVSKTTTSTGRTATVTAQLGTTYNSRTVCLYAQPSGATQTPLACGPVNSSGRLVVSYPISRMTTFSARFAGDYRYAPASVSRLVYP